In Streptomyces puniciscabiei, a single genomic region encodes these proteins:
- a CDS encoding ABC transporter permease: MSQVLDTPPPTQAPADDDLAALAARHGLTVSGARPSLPEYVRQLWARRHFITAFATAKLTAQYSEAKLGQIWQVMTPLLNAAVYYFIFGVLLGTKKGVPDYIPFLVTGVFVWTFTQSSIQVGTRAISGNLGLVRALHFPRAALPISFCIQQLQQLLFSMAALVVILLSLGVPISVSWLLVLPALILQFVFNAGMAMIMARMGAKTPDIAQLMPFVLRTWMYVSGVMWSIHSLTKKDHLPHVVTVLLETNPAAVYIDLMRFALIKSFHAKQLPPHVWPTAIGWALVAGVGGFIYFWKAEERYGRG; the protein is encoded by the coding sequence GTGAGCCAGGTCCTCGACACACCGCCCCCCACCCAGGCCCCGGCCGACGACGACCTCGCGGCACTGGCCGCCCGGCACGGCCTGACGGTCAGCGGCGCCCGCCCCTCCCTGCCGGAGTACGTCCGCCAGCTGTGGGCCCGGCGCCACTTCATCACCGCCTTCGCCACCGCCAAGCTCACCGCCCAGTACAGCGAGGCGAAGCTCGGCCAGATCTGGCAGGTCATGACCCCGCTGCTGAACGCGGCGGTCTACTACTTCATCTTCGGCGTGCTGCTGGGCACCAAGAAGGGCGTCCCGGACTACATCCCGTTCCTGGTCACCGGCGTGTTCGTCTGGACGTTCACGCAGAGCTCGATCCAGGTCGGCACCCGGGCGATCTCCGGCAACCTGGGCCTGGTCCGCGCCCTGCACTTCCCGCGCGCCGCCCTGCCGATCTCCTTCTGCATCCAGCAGCTGCAGCAGCTGCTGTTCTCGATGGCCGCGCTGGTCGTCATCCTGCTCAGTCTGGGCGTGCCGATCTCCGTCTCCTGGCTGCTGGTGCTCCCCGCGCTGATCCTGCAGTTCGTGTTCAACGCCGGCATGGCGATGATCATGGCGCGGATGGGCGCCAAGACCCCGGACATCGCCCAGCTGATGCCGTTCGTCCTGCGCACCTGGATGTACGTGTCCGGCGTGATGTGGAGCATCCACTCGCTCACCAAGAAGGACCACCTGCCGCACGTCGTCACGGTCCTGCTCGAGACCAACCCGGCCGCGGTCTACATCGACCTCATGCGCTTCGCCCTGATCAAGAGCTTCCACGCCAAGCAGCTGCCCCCGCACGTGTGGCCGACGGCGATCGGCTGGGCGCTGGTCGCCGGCGTCGGCGGCTTCATCTACTTCTGGAAGGCTGAGGAGAGGTACGGCCGTGGCTGA